One window from the genome of Anolis sagrei isolate rAnoSag1 chromosome 4, rAnoSag1.mat, whole genome shotgun sequence encodes:
- the PYCR3 gene encoding pyrroline-5-carboxylate reductase 3 isoform X1: protein MEKMRVGFIGAGKMASAVAQAILLTGRIRSTTPSSFEAKSPQDNLGRYHGFSHRKLLRSQTEQMGAHHPGGQLRLFRSQNHVESQSQTKQDTASHLRSPGIGSTSYARSTATYPKMKCWRSDGDVQPVNIFASAPSNRNLEKFQTLSCRTTHSNLEVLENCTFVFLATKPHVLPTVLEEIAPAVTPEHVVISMAAGVTLETLEEGLPAGTKVLRIIPNLPCVVQSGAIILSRGSCVGENEVDVLKKLLSPSGLCEEAPESYIDIHTGLSGSGVAYVYMFAEALAEGAVKMGMPGQLANKIAAQTLLGAAKMMLETGEHPAALRSAVCTPGGTTIHALHELEKGGLRATVMNAVEAATNRAREMGKR from the exons gaaggattcgGTCCACCACACCGTCCTCCTTTGAAGCCAAATCCCCGCAAGACAACTTGGGACGCTATCATGGTTTCTCACACCGAAAGCTTCTAAGAAGCCAGACAGAGCAGATGGGCGCACATCATCCAGGAGGCCAACTGAGGCTCTTTCGATCCCAAAACCATGTTGAAAGCCAGAGTCAAACCAAACAGGATACAGCTTCTCACCTAAGAAGTCCTGGAATTGGGTCGACATCATACGCTCGATCAACGGCAACGTATCCAAAAATGAAGTGTTGGAGATCAGATG GAGATGTTCAGCCCGTGAATATCTTTGCCAGTGCTCCATCCAATAGGAATCTGGAGAAGTTCCAG ACCCTTTCCTGCAGGaccacccactccaacctggaGGTGCTGGAGAACTGTACCTTCGTCTTCCTGGCCACCAAGCCTCACGTCCTCCCAACCGTCCTGGAAGAAATTGCCCCGGCGGTCACTCCCGAGCATGTCGTCATTTCCATGGCTGCCGGAGTTACGCTCGAGACCCTCGAAGAG GGTCTCCCTGCCGGGACCAAAGTGCTGCGGATCATCCCCAACCTCCCTTGCGTGGTCCAGTCGGGGGCCATCATTCTGTCCCGGGGAAGCTGTGTCGGGGAGAATGAGGTGGACGTCCTGAAGAAGCTCCTCTCTCCTTCGGGGCTCTGCGAAGAAGCTCCAGAGTCGTACATTGACATCCACACCGGTTTGAGTGGCAGTGGAGTGGCCTAC GTTTACATGTTTGCCGAAGCGCTGGCAGAAGGTGCGGTGAAGATGGGAATGCCAGGTCAGCTGGCCAACAAGATTGCTGCTCAGACTCTCTTG ggAGCAGCCAAAATGATGCTTGAAACAGGGGAGCATCCGGCGGCTTTGAGGAGTGCGGTTTGCACGCCGGGAGGCACCACTATCCACGCTTTGCACGAATTGGAGAAAGGGGGTCTCCGAGCGACTGTCATGAATGCCGTGGAGGCGGCCACCAACCGGGCCCGTGAAATGGGCAAGCGATAA
- the PYCR3 gene encoding pyrroline-5-carboxylate reductase 3 isoform X2, which yields MEKMRVGFIGAGKMASAVAQAILLTGDVQPVNIFASAPSNRNLEKFQTLSCRTTHSNLEVLENCTFVFLATKPHVLPTVLEEIAPAVTPEHVVISMAAGVTLETLEEGLPAGTKVLRIIPNLPCVVQSGAIILSRGSCVGENEVDVLKKLLSPSGLCEEAPESYIDIHTGLSGSGVAYVYMFAEALAEGAVKMGMPGQLANKIAAQTLLGAAKMMLETGEHPAALRSAVCTPGGTTIHALHELEKGGLRATVMNAVEAATNRAREMGKR from the exons GAGATGTTCAGCCCGTGAATATCTTTGCCAGTGCTCCATCCAATAGGAATCTGGAGAAGTTCCAG ACCCTTTCCTGCAGGaccacccactccaacctggaGGTGCTGGAGAACTGTACCTTCGTCTTCCTGGCCACCAAGCCTCACGTCCTCCCAACCGTCCTGGAAGAAATTGCCCCGGCGGTCACTCCCGAGCATGTCGTCATTTCCATGGCTGCCGGAGTTACGCTCGAGACCCTCGAAGAG GGTCTCCCTGCCGGGACCAAAGTGCTGCGGATCATCCCCAACCTCCCTTGCGTGGTCCAGTCGGGGGCCATCATTCTGTCCCGGGGAAGCTGTGTCGGGGAGAATGAGGTGGACGTCCTGAAGAAGCTCCTCTCTCCTTCGGGGCTCTGCGAAGAAGCTCCAGAGTCGTACATTGACATCCACACCGGTTTGAGTGGCAGTGGAGTGGCCTAC GTTTACATGTTTGCCGAAGCGCTGGCAGAAGGTGCGGTGAAGATGGGAATGCCAGGTCAGCTGGCCAACAAGATTGCTGCTCAGACTCTCTTG ggAGCAGCCAAAATGATGCTTGAAACAGGGGAGCATCCGGCGGCTTTGAGGAGTGCGGTTTGCACGCCGGGAGGCACCACTATCCACGCTTTGCACGAATTGGAGAAAGGGGGTCTCCGAGCGACTGTCATGAATGCCGTGGAGGCGGCCACCAACCGGGCCCGTGAAATGGGCAAGCGATAA